The DNA region AATGAAAGAGAAATTCAGAGCTAAAGAGAGTCGGTCGTATCTGTTTCGTTTTCATACGCAGACCGGCGGCTCGACCTTGACAGCGCAGCAGGCGGAAAACAATATCGTGCGGACAGCGATGCAGGCGCTGGCGGCGATTTTTGGGGGAACGCAATCGCTGCATACCAACGCCTACGATGAGGCGTTGGCGCTTCCGACCGAAAAATCAGCCGAGATTGCGCTTCGGACCCAGCAGTTGCTTGCCTATGAATCAGGAGCGGCCGACAGTGTCGACCCGCTGGGGGGAAGTTATTATGTGGAATACCTGACAGACGAAATGGAAAGGAGAATCTCATCGCTTCTTGCGGAGATTGAAAAGAGAGGCGGGGCGGTCAAGGCGGTTGAGTCGGGGTATTTCAAGAGTGAGATTGCCCAATCGGCATATAAGTTTCAGAGAGAGGTCGAAAGCGGCAGGACAGTAGTGGTGGGAGTGAATAGATTTATATCTGAATCGAAAGAGGCAACAGAAATTCTGAAAGTGAATCCGGAACTGGAGGAGAAGCAGAGAGGTCGCCTGCAGGAGTTGCGGAAAAGACGGGATAATAAGAAGGTGGAGCAGGCGCTCTCGGCGCTGGAAGAGACCGCCCGCGGGAAGGAGAACATTGTTCCCGCGGTGATTGATGCGGTGGAAAGTTACGCCACGGTCGGAGAGATTTCAGACAGGTTGAGAAATATATGGGGAGAATATCATGAGAGGATTTAGGCTGTTGACGATTTTGGGCTTGTTGATAATGGCGACATCCTGCTCGCAGCAAGGGGAGAAGACAACGAAAACCGCAGCCGCGCCGTCATCGACATCAGATTCCATAAAACCGGCGGAAATTCCGATTCGGGAGGCACTGACAGAATTTTTCGGGCGGCTTAAAGAAGGGGATAAGACAGTAATGTACGAGAATGAATTCACTTATTACCAGCTGGAATATCCCCTCGACAAATATTATGAACTCGACCGGGTGAAAAATTATAAATATGATACGCTCAAAGGGATTGCAATCGACAGCGTGAAGATTATGCAGGATTCGGCGGCGGTCTATTTTGCAATCATATATCAGAACTTGCTGGGAGAGGAGAAGCAGCGGAAATATTACCGAATAATGTACTATACCCGCGACCGCTGGATATTGCCGTACCAGTCCCGTATCAAAGATGAACTGGAGTTTCGGCAGAGGAAGCGGGAATATGACTCCGCCACTACCGGACAGTAAGAGAGAATTCTGATGCATGAGGTGTCGCATATAGGGATTGCGGTGCGGAATCTGGACCGGGCCGTGGAGACTTATTCGCTTTTGTTGCAGAAGAAACCGGAATTGACCAAAGAAGTAGCGGAGCAGCAGGTGCGGGTGGCGATTTTCCGGTCGTCAGGAGAAGGACCATCAATTGAGCTTCTGGAGCCGCTTGGGAACGAAAGCCCGGTGGGGAGATTTCTGGAGAAACGGGGCGAAGGGATTCATCATATCTGCATTTATGTTTCAGGGATTGAGGCGGTATTGAAAAGACTCAAAGAAAAGGGGGTTCGTCTAATCGATGAGACTCCGCGGGTCGGAGCGGAGGGACACAAGATAGCCTTTATACATCCATCA from Candidatus Zixiibacteriota bacterium includes:
- a CDS encoding methylmalonyl-CoA mutase family protein; the protein is SSLEDMERLFDKIPLGEVSTSMTINATAVILLAMYITVAKKQGVSSDKISGTVQNDILKEFIARGTYIFPPGPSMRIITDIFAYAKEHLPKFNTISISGYHIREAGATAAQEAAFTLADAVAYVEAALAAGLDIDDFAPRLSFFMAAHNNIFEEVAKYRAMRRLWARIMKEKFRAKESRSYLFRFHTQTGGSTLTAQQAENNIVRTAMQALAAIFGGTQSLHTNAYDEALALPTEKSAEIALRTQQLLAYESGAADSVDPLGGSYYVEYLTDEMERRISSLLAEIEKRGGAVKAVESGYFKSEIAQSAYKFQREVESGRTVVVGVNRFISESKEATEILKVNPELEEKQRGRLQELRKRRDNKKVEQALSALEETARGKENIVPAVIDAVESYATVGEISDRLRNIWGEYHERI
- the mce gene encoding methylmalonyl-CoA epimerase translates to MHEVSHIGIAVRNLDRAVETYSLLLQKKPELTKEVAEQQVRVAIFRSSGEGPSIELLEPLGNESPVGRFLEKRGEGIHHICIYVSGIEAVLKRLKEKGVRLIDETPRVGAEGHKIAFIHPSSFSGVLIELEEK